A stretch of DNA from Chelonoidis abingdonii isolate Lonesome George chromosome 8, CheloAbing_2.0, whole genome shotgun sequence:
GGATACATCATCAAGGGCTTGGATATTAAAGTGAACCACAGCCAGAGGCTTTACTTGGCCTTTCTTCTTGCACATCAGTTTGAGCAGCTGACTTCTTATATCTTTGCAGTACAGAGCATAGATGAGGGGGTTGATGAGAGAGTTGATTTCTCCCAGCAGGAATAAGACATCCGTTATCGGGTCAGCCAGGTTGCAGGAGTCACAAGTAGCTTGCACAAAGCCTGCCAGGAAATAAGGTCCCCAGCAGATGGTGAAGCCGACAATCATTATAAGTACTGTCCGCAGTGCCTTGAAGTGGCGGAGGTGAGCAGTGAGGGGTTCTGTTTGCAGGCAAGTGCGCCAGATTCGCTTGTGCTGTGAGTAGGCAATCCTCCCAACTGAGATGTGCAGGCAGATCATGACCAACAAGGAAGGGATGAAGATCCCAAAGCAGGTCACATACAGGTAGTCACTCTTGGCTGCATACAGGAGCCCACAGTAGCCCGTGTAGTTGCtttgctgcagggagggagaaatcAAAGGCATGTGCCCAAACAAGATGGAAACGGCCCACAGGATGGCGAGAGAGAAGATGATGGGTTTTTTGTTCAAGAGGGCAGGATAATAAAGGGGGAGCTTCACTGCCAGGTATCTATCCAGGGAAATCAAGAGCAAGGTGAGAATGGAGCCAATGCAAGGTGTCATCCTCATGCAGATCCGCAAGAGACAAAAGGATAAATTCTTGTCAAAGTCTCCATCCAGGATATCATCCAGTGCCTCTGCAATGCACATCACTCCCACCAGCAGGTCTGCAGCAGCCAGGTTAAGTATGAAGATGTAGCTTCTGCCTTGCTGCTTCTTCATTAGTTTGTAGACAACCACAATTACCAGCAGATTGGCTGAGGGGATGAAGCAGCCCAAGAGAAAATGTAACACTGCATATGAGATGTGGCTCATCTTCCTTCGGAGATGAGGATGGGAGACACATTGGCTCCAAGAGGTGTAACTGACTCACAGTCTACACTGACTCCACCAGAGAAAGCCAAGCTGGAAGGAAATGTGCAGCTGAAGTCTGGACTGAAAGAGGAGGACCCAATGCTTTCTGCGGTTTCAGCAGAAAATTAAGACCTGGTTCCTTTAACTCTTGGCTGATTCTTCAAGAGAGAGGTTGTTCTCTTGGCAGCTTGAAGAACAGAGTATGGACATTCCCTCAGTCTGCTGCAGTATCCAGATCTTTCAGATTTTTCTCTTTGCCCACAGAGATGtgctgggagaaggaaaaaaaaccccaaagtccTCAGCTGTTGGCAGCAGGAGGCTACTGGCAGAATAAACTCAATGGAGTGGGAAGAGAAAGTGATTGGGGATGTTTGCTTGTTCAATCAGTTCCTGTATGTGTCTTTGACGCAGAAAGATAAGAAAGGTTTTATCAAATAAAGCAAAGATAAATCATAACCCCTGACAGGTGTCTAGAATAAGTGCAAACTAAGAAGAGTCTCCTGATCCACACAGGAAATGATCCCCCATGTATAACTGCTACTGTTAAACACAGTGCTAATAATGGAGAGACCAGGATTTGTTCCAGAGAGGGAAATGTATCTCAGTTACCAAAGAGAATCACAAAATATAGTCAGTGAGTGTTATGTACCAGACAGCAGACTAAGGTTATCAGTTAATTGGCTTTCTCAGAACTCTCTCTTCTATTGACTGTGAGAAACTCTTGGAACTATGGCAACCAATGAACTTTAAACACAGTGCTTCTAAATTGAGAGACAGCACCAAAATCTCAGCTAAAAcaccaagaacagcagcagcccaGCACCAGGAAGAGGCGCCCAGCCCAGCATATTGTTGTTTCAGATCTCGTACGTAACACTGACTGGAATGATAAAAAAAAGCTTCCGTGTAAAATAATTCACTTTGTACTGCAGGCTAATTTTAGCCAAGTAATAGGAAAGTGTTATCTAGCGATGCACCTAATCACTAATAATAATCCCTAAGTCATcactagatctcaaagtgctttacaaaggagatcaataTCAtcaccattttactgatggggaaagtgaggcacaaaaatgggaagagacttgctcaaggccactcagtaggccagtggcagagccaggactagaacttaGGTCTCCTGAGGCCCAGTCCAATGATCTATCAGCTAGGGCACACTACCATACACTAGGACTCTTGACTTCATCATTTAGGGGAAATTGACATTTTTGCTGACACCTAACCCAATAGGACTCCAGGCACATAGGTTTCTGCCCATCACCATTCACAAAGCCACGAAAGTCCTAATGCCCCACATGTCCCTAATCCCACTCCACAGCTGATGGGCAGCACGGAGCCTTAGTTCAAGTGGAAACCATGGAGGCCCCACAGCAAGCTTTTCAAACTGGGATGGGGAACGCTTATCTCACtcatgtagaactgataaatgaaattctttttaattgttcactttattaatgtaacttctgttcaccattcgctacacttgcctacattgtaacttctgttcactgtttgccatattgtaattcaaaccccattttaaaacactcactccactttgtaaaagcttcctccaaccttcatttttgcaaaccctgctgtaatcttattagttagtttagatgtgtgaatgaggcatgtatggatgatggaatcaacctccagccccagcctgtcctgatgagataaagttcaactaccaacggctgaagacctagacaacagccctaaacaaagtaaaaagcatccaccctaaaaagaaaaggacaaaagaacaacagaaggaagatcaaagccaggttcaaggctgaaagtcacacctgcaattgacgggtgatcaatccaaacccagaggcagcgtgacacagcaagacctatagactttgaatccaaactaaaagcctgtaaaaaagaagggtgagatgagagactttgggtaacattctgctgccaacatggagccagccacctgctgattaatttaacaacagcagaatgaagcaactcccatgaactaacatagggaaaaatccctataaagctggactctgaagactgaggactttgagtctatggttctgctgccagcctccaggagcatcaggtgcacctgacccggactcggctccactcttgtgtacagagtacctggccagtattctgtcacaagcaactttaggctggtaactataatatctacacagaacttgtatgaatgattgtgtgaatggatatatatatatatatatatatataaatataggaACAAGTAACCAAagaacattgtttgctgttatcttttattttattatggtatttacaataaatgtgacaaatgtcttgtcccctttaataagatcctgctagtttttattggtataacactcaCAGGCCCTATCCTGTAGGCATCCTCAGAGCACAGACCTGTCAGACCTCATACCCCAAGGCCCGGATGCAGGCCACCAATGGGGGGGTGTGACAtatcattccatattctttatgaaaatatgcttatgatacaaGTATGATATAACTGAGATACTTTATGCAAAATGgctcatgtgaggtatcattggataatcgcattcagtaaatcataacctttccaatttgtatgcatgtatcatttctgtatctgaaattaggaatattgattatgtatctgtatttcaaatgtgttactttgggtgACGCCCCCTGggaacacttcaggtacaacagtgaaaaGCCTGACTGTGCTGATGACCCATCAGCTTGAGACAATGGACTGTAAAAGGGCTTAGTCTCCCTGTGAACCTGTGGGTCAAcctgtgaagaatggctacaGGGGCCCTACAGAGGCATGTGACCACGTCATCTGATACCGGAACCCATCTTGaattctgtacttttccacaagATGCTGGGTGCATGCatcaaactaggaaacaaaggactcttgccttatgcaaatcctatttaagggtggggaatGAGGTAATGCAGGTTGTCAGTTCTCCCTGCTaccccacccaagatgactgctggaaacaactaaGACTGAACTGGGAGTGAATTAAGACCTTTACTAGGAGgcatggtgaagcactggaatgggttacctagggaggtggtggaatctccatccttagaggtttttaaggtcaggcttgacaaagccctggctggaatgatttagctggtgttggtcctgctttgagcaggggattggactagaggacctcttgaggtctctgcCAACTCtaataattctatgattctaaagaacTGGACCCAGCCGGAAGGGCATCTGGCCTGTGGagaagattattagaaccacatttagAGTGAGaacttgtaaccagtttctttagtgtattaagcttagtttgtgtgctctattttcttagtaatctgccttgttctgtcaGCTACCTCCTgaactacttaaaatacacctgttatagttaataaatgtatttctggtgtacaatataacccagtttatgtgatttctaactggggggagggggagagcaggcaagaagttgtgcataccCTCCTCCTCTACATTGAGGGAAGAGGcaaatttcatataattttgggtttgtacTTGAATTATGTGTGTGGGTGGGAGATGGGACatctggctgctgtggcaggccCCTTAAGCTGAGCCTTCTCAGAgcagatctctgtctctctgttcagctgggtgtggccctgcctgtgtgcttggctggaaaagGCCAGGGAGCCTAGCCCAGCAAGACCAGGtaaaagggggcccaggctggccaAATAGTCTGCCTCAGTGGCATCCCAGCACACCAGGTGACATCCCAGGGGGTCCAACCCATTACAGGGACAGCCCAGCACTTGCACAAAAGCCCACAGTAGGCACAGGAAAATGTAGGGTGAGCATGAGAAAGGTATTGAGTGTGGTCAGGAGATAGACTATTTCAACCTCTAGGGCATGTGCTAGCTAAAATGTCTGACCTAGctttggtgcctaactccagggGAGCATTTGGCGCTAAGGATCTTGAGCACAGGGATCAGGCACCTGCACCAGGTTAGCCACTTAGGCTCCAATTCCCCTCTCCTTGGCATTTAGCTCCTGGCTAGCTTTGGCAGCTCCCCACTTGGCTTGCTGGCATCTGAGGATGCCTCTCTCACTCTCCTCACTTGTTCTATGAGGAGTCGAGGTGGCTAACTCAGGACTGACAATTCCtacagggggcagggggaaagaaagCCTCTAAAAAAGTGACCTAAAATATCTTCTCTGTACATtcaaaatgtcatgatttcagagTTTGATATGTTGGTAGCTTCCAGGGCTAGAAGACAATGCCAAGTCTCGCTTTAAATACAAAGTTCACATTTCTAGTCCTGCAGCATCATGAGGTATTGGGCATTATACCTGTCATAGGCGCAAGGCTGAGTAGTGCCCACCCTCGTTATCAGGCACCTGTCATTTGTGAGAGGGGAATTCCACaactggaggggaagagaaagcatTTCTGTGACACCTGCACAGAGCGGCTGATTAGTAAAATCATTGCTAGGGGAGAAGAGTTGGTAGCCAGAGTGTAGGAGCAGTGATTAAAAGAACAGGATAAATAGTGGAATCAGGTGATAAATAGCTATCCCAACTATCACCAGCACACCgcacacgtgtgtgtgttttcattgtGCTTTATCCCTTAACTAAATCAGAACTAACATATGACTATTCGTGGTTATATATAGATGCAAGCAAGGAAACAGCATTATGTATCACCTGCACTATTTATATATAAGTGCAGGGTGACCTCTTAGAAGGAACCATAAAACCAATGGACAGAAACCAGATTGTCCTCATTTTCTCTGATAAGATGTTTTTGCACAGTGAGATTAAAGAAAATGACCTTATTTATAGGGAAACAACTCAGAAGAGGAGGAAATTAAACAAATATCCCCTCCAATGAAGTTAAGACataaaagcattttgaaatctcCATGAAAACATATGGCATTTTCGCCTGACACAAGGAATGGGCCATATGTCTAATACCATGTCACACCTACAACACATGTACCATTTACAGAAACCCTTTTGCCTCATAGCTCAAGCAAACATCGGCAGCATGCGGACTGCATAACCCTGGCAGCTGGTTTTGTTTACAGCTTTCCTGACTCTGGTCTACACACCTGAACACTCCAAATTCACAGTATTTTGAATCACCTTCAGAATTCAGGACAAGAAATGTGGCTGCAGGATGCTCTGGGTCATCaaaccttgttttctttttgtacagGAAAAGACCCACATTTTTATTGAGCCCCAAATTGCTATGCTTCCTCTAGCCCAGTAAATTAATCAGCCACAGCCCCTCTCTTCCTAGGACCCTCATTGCCTAAATCATTGCTTTCAGATTGGCATAGCTATCACAGCATCATGCATTAAGTTAGGATTAGAACAGCTGAGAGTATTATGatgtatttgtatttctgtagtgcccaggagccctagtcatggaccaggattccatagtgctagatgctgtacaaataagGAACAAAAGGAAGGTTCCCGCTACCTGTCCCCAGAAACTAGGAGCATTCCTGTTTGGTTCTTACATAAACCAGTATTTTGTAATACTAGAGTCTGGTCTGCAGTCTGGCCATGTGAGGGAAGAAAGTGATAGATGAGGACATATGTGCCTGAATGAAACCTGTGTGAAaatcctcctttccttcccttcccctttgcaTGAGATACCCAATTCTGCACGTGTACTTTAACCAGGGTGGCAGGAAAGATTCCCCGGGGAGATGGAATTGGTGAAAGAAGGGATACAACTTCCCTATCTGCTGGAACTTGCCCAAGCTACGCCTCTGATCCTGTGTGTGCCCAACCTCAGAGGGGCCTGGTTTTCACTCTGGTTGATGTAGCTGGCAGCAATCATGGATCATAGATGGGCATTAGTCTAGATACCAGAGGGCTTAATTACAAGAGCAGTAGGGGCAAGAGATAGGACTGGGTCCAGTTCCTTCCCATGCTCTATGACTATCTAGCTAACATACAGCTGTGACATTAGGTGAAGGTATCTTTAATCTTTGCAGGGGGCATTAGAAGCAGTATCAAGCTGTTTGCGCATATACATGCACTGAAGCAATAACCACATGTAGAAGTTTCTTAATATGGTAGAGACTAGAAGAAAATGGGGAGTATTCATTTATAATAGGGCAGGGGTCAAGTGCAGATGTGCTCCCATAGCTGGTTGAAGGACTATGAATGATTTGCTAGAGTTGATTATTTGTGATGTTCATTAAAGTGACCTCATTTACTGAACAGTTTGCACTTTTCAAATGATTTATGAGGTTCGTATCTTGTTATGAATTAGAAATCATTTTATATATAGTCATTTTCACTTCTGTATGCCTGTACGTCGCCTTCACAGAGTGAACTGGTTCACCTAAAACCAAATCCAATAATTCATCAATTTAGCCTCTTGCCAAACATTCTATAATCATTTAGCTtacatttattacatattttgatTCTAAGTCAACCAATCCAAGTAAGATATTACTTTCAGCCTCTTGTTAATGACCAGTATGAGAGCACCACTAATAGCTTTGCAAAAATCGTTTTAAAGGGATTTGTACCATTCCATTTTATCTAGGCAGTTCACATACAGCATTTATCAACCTTTTAGGGACTAAAGCTTTTATCTATCTTGAGAAAATAGTGTTGCTTTTCCATGGTTAAACTAAGAGTATTGTTCTTGTTCAATAAACTAAGATAAAGGGTCTGATTTGGATTTCATTTGcaatgatgtaaatcaggagaaactaCTGAAGTAATGGAAGTAAATCCAAATTTTCAGCAGTTTAATTGAGATATGAATTTGAGTCAAATATTTAGCACCATCACATACTAAAAGCAGTAGAAGTGGCTTACCTGAGACAGCATCAGGATGCATCCACTCACAGTTCCTCCTTCTCTTGGTGGTTGGGTAATTTTAGTACTTTGGCTATGAAGAGTCTCAAAAGCAGAATACATTTTTTACCCTCATTAGGCCATGGAactttctctctctggcttcaCCAATTGCTTAAACCAGGCTAAACAGTTGCTTGGCCTTTCCCAAGTTAGACCGACCCTTGTTCTTTTATCCCTCAGTGCTAgcatcataagcctttctcctcTGAGTTACAAGGGTCCCACACTAATCCTCAAAATGGCATTATAGTCCTCCCTCTGTTACAGATTGCAGCTCTGGGACCCTAAACTCTTAAGGGTTGCCAACCTTCTCCTCAAAATCTGTGGCTTCCGGTTTCATAGGATAACATTCTGCCACAATCCCACACCtgtattaaataaacaaacaaatctatATTGAGGCCTTCTCCCTAACCACTTTACACTAGTCTTTTCCCCAGGTCAGCCTACAAAGCCAAGTCAGGCCTCAGGtcttccctcacccccaatcTCTCCCCTCAGAGGTTACTGCTTTCACACCAGGCCCTGTTATCAGTCTCCAATCACATGATCCATCTCAGTCGCTTGCTCCCTTGAGGTATTACAGTCCCATGATTTGGGCAAAAACCAGGCACAGGTAAGAATTGAGATGGAAATGTGTTTAAAAGGCACAAAAGGCTTTTCAGAAAACCCTTGACGGAGTCCATTGCCAAAGACTtgtaagcaaagtaagctgtcatgggataaggggatacctctcatggactggtaactggttaaaagaaaggaaacaaagtgtaggaacaaatggtcagttttcaaaatggagagaggtaaatagtagtgtccctCAGGGGcctgtactggaaccagtgctattcaacatattcaaaaatgatctggaaaaaggggtaaatagtgaggtggcaaaatctgcagataagTATCTTGAGTTGTTTTGTAAGTCCCAGGCAGACGgtgaagagctgcaaaaggatcaCTCAAAActcggcaacaaaatggcagatgaaattcagtgttgataaatgcaaagtaacacacattagaaaacaatcccaactatacatataaaatgatggggtctaaactagctgttaccactcaagaaaaagatcttggaagaCATTGTGGATAATTCCACAATGGCTGTCAAAAAAGTGAACCgagtgttgggaatcattaagaaaagggatGGATAAAAAGACAAGAcaatatcatactgcctctatataaatccacggtacgcccacatcttgaaaactgcatgcagatgtggtcatcccatttCAAATGAGATATtgcaattggaaaaggttcatgtaaatacctttgaaaatctgggccttggtGTTTCAGAGTCAGAGAAAGATTTCACTCACACCACTGCAACtttttcagtggatttactcctgatttacaccattaaGAGATGAGCATGAGACTCGATTTGTACCTCAAGCAGCTTACACAATAAGTGTCAGCTTCTGATATCATTCATACTGGTATAAAACCAGAGTAACTCCCAGaacagtcagtggagctacatccaCATAACATTAGAATAAATGAACCTGATTTGCCACTATATGGTGTTTTGTATTCTCATTTACAACTGTGCTAAGTGAACACTGAGTAAAAATGTTACCAAATTAGAATTTACCTCTTACACTGCTATTAGAATTCTACATGCACTTTGCATGTGGGTTCATGATAACTGATAAAGATTTTTAAGAGAACTAAAAATTAGATcctataaaatgaaacatttcagagaaacaCTGTCAGAATAACTGGTTTCACATGAAAGCTGAACTAGAACTGTAGTTCTAATGTTAGGATAACACATAGATAAACTATATTGAGGGTTCATGTTTGAGAGCCAATAATTAGGATCTTTATGGGGAAATATCCTGCAAAGACCACCACAAAAACTGAAGATATATGATCAAAAATTAGAACCGTTTCACAGAACTATCTTTGAGTAAAACAAGTCACCCTGATTAAGTACCACAAACTATTAAGTACACCTCttccccgatataacgtgactcaatataacacgaatttggatatgaGGTAAAGCTCCGCTCGGGGGAGGgcgaggctgcgcactccggtggaccaaagcaagttcaatataacgcggtttcacctataacacagtaagattttttggctcccgaggacggcgttatatcggggtagaggtgtattctatTAACACTGTACAATGGGCTCTAAAAGGAAGCGTCACTTGCACACCTTCTTAAGTGACTGCCAACATTCTTCTCTTCAATCACCTTTTTCTGATTGAAAACATTCTATAGTAATTACTGTTTAATAGGTTTCAGTATAaatcacaaaaacaaaatgtaatgaaCCCTGTGACCCAGAATTATATACAGGATTAAGACAAGGAAAAGCTGTGTGTCCATAAGCCAATAAAAGAGGGTTATACTCTTTGCACACTTAACGAACACCAGCATAGTTACCCATACACTTTACCTAACATATTGCATATAGTCTTGATCTGAAAGAAATGCTGAGCTCCAAGATTCTCTTTGGAAAGCGATCAACAGTTATTTTAATATCAAGTGGGAAGGCTAGATAAATATCAGTAGGATTTTTTGCTCAATAACAGTATATGAAAATTCATAACCTAGCAACACATTTAAATAGTCATATACATAGACAGAAAACAAGTAATTTCACCTAGCTTGGCTGTATGTAAGTAATGATAATGATACtagaaaacattttgattcatcTATTTCACATGAAATTGTTTCACATGGGATGCTATGGGAAGGCCATGCTAATGGATCATCAAAAATAAATAGGTATTCTTTGAACAGCAATCAAGGAGAATTTCAAATTTAGGTTATTGTATGCTTAAATGTATGCATGTGGTTTCACTGAGGAGTGGCTGGGTGGAGTGTCTTGATGTTACTGCATTCAAATTAGTCCCTAAAAATCTTTGAGGAAGGGCCTACAGTAATTCCTATTCAAGGTGACAGATGCCTCCAGCATGCCTCCATTTACACTTTGTTTCTATTCAGActgccaaaatattaaatagtgtcAGAAGCACCAGGTCTTAATATCCAATAGTAACATATGAAGGGAATAGGacctgcaggtgctcagcactctggGAGTTAGATGTCCAATTTTAAGCACTCAAGTTTGACAATTCTGGATATTTGGATTTGACAAGGGCTAGGCACATTACAGAAATTTTGCATCTTTGTAGCCAATAGTTTCACACACAGCTTAGCActggagatagggtgaccagacactaactgaaaaatctggacagggggtgaaggggtaataggcacctatataaaacaaagccccaaatatcgggagtgtgtctataaaatcgggacatctggtcaccgtaacTGGAGATAACTGCCTTCCTGTGACTGAGCTAAGGAGGAAATAATGGTCTTAAACCCATCAGGAGGAGGGTTGGGGTCTTACTCTCTATAGTTGTGAACTGATTTGGGGTCTTCCCAAAGCTCAAAGGGATCTAGGTATGTTTGGTCCAGATCCCAAAGGCCAGCCCCCATATGTAGACTAGTCTTGAAGGCAA
This window harbors:
- the LOC116839926 gene encoding glucose-dependent insulinotropic receptor-like; translation: MSHISYAVLHFLLGCFIPSANLLVIVVVYKLMKKQQGRSYIFILNLAAADLLVGVMCIAEALDDILDGDFDKNLSFCLLRICMRMTPCIGSILTLLLISLDRYLAVKLPLYYPALLNKKPIIFSLAILWAVSILFGHMPLISPSLQQSNYTGYCGLLYAAKSDYLYVTCFGIFIPSLLVMICLHISVGRIAYSQHKRIWRTCLQTEPLTAHLRHFKALRTVLIMIVGFTICWGPYFLAGFVQATCDSCNLADPITDVLFLLGEINSLINPLIYALYCKDIRSQLLKLMCKKKGQVKPLAVVHFNIQALDDVSNGEVKRPDSSEVQVPNTTFFNSSSHCKIIFSVS